One genomic window of Thermodesulfobacteriota bacterium includes the following:
- the motA gene encoding flagellar motor stator protein MotA yields the protein MFAIIGIVIVLVSVVGGYLLEHGNLHVLIQPIEMLIIFGAAIGGFVIASPLPIIKSVAGSMGRIFGGKTYGKPDYLESLMLLSEVFLKIRKEGLVSIEADVDDPKASKIFGKYGKFLANHHAQAFVTDTLRTVMTTSIESHELEALLDTELESHHEEMLIPAHAVANIADGLPGLGIVAAVLGVVITMGKISEPPEVLGHSIGAALVGTFLGVLSCYGFVGPMAKNLEYTANEEKEYLSVLKTGLVAYVGGAAPQIAVEFARRVIPGHVRPSFNEVEEAFRQIKK from the coding sequence ATGTTTGCCATCATCGGTATCGTCATCGTCCTCGTCTCGGTGGTGGGCGGGTATCTCCTGGAGCACGGCAACCTGCACGTGCTCATCCAGCCCATCGAGATGCTCATCATCTTCGGCGCGGCCATCGGCGGCTTCGTCATCGCCTCGCCGCTGCCGATCATCAAATCGGTCGCCGGCTCCATGGGCCGCATCTTCGGCGGCAAGACTTACGGCAAGCCCGACTACCTGGAATCCCTCATGCTCCTGTCCGAGGTCTTCCTGAAGATCCGCAAGGAGGGCCTGGTCTCCATCGAGGCGGATGTGGACGATCCCAAGGCCAGCAAGATCTTCGGCAAGTATGGCAAATTCCTCGCCAACCACCATGCGCAGGCCTTTGTGACCGACACCTTGCGCACGGTGATGACCACCAGCATCGAGTCCCATGAGCTGGAGGCGCTTCTGGACACCGAGCTGGAATCCCACCACGAGGAGATGCTGATCCCGGCCCATGCCGTGGCCAACATCGCCGACGGCCTGCCAGGCCTGGGCATCGTGGCCGCCGTTCTGGGCGTGGTCATCACCATGGGCAAGATCAGCGAGCCGCCGGAGGTCCTGGGGCACTCCATCGGTGCCGCCCTGGTGGGAACCTTCCTGGGCGTGCTCTCCTGCTACGGCTTTGTGGGGCCGATGGCCAAGAACCTGGAATACACCGCCAACGAGGAGAAGGAGTACCTGAGCGTGCTCAAGACCGGGCTGGTGGCCTACGTGGGCGGCGCAGCGCCGCAGATCGCCGTGGAGTTCGCCCGCCGGGTGATCCCCGGCCACGTCCGGCCCAGCTTCAACGAGGTGGAGGAGGCCTTCCGGCAGATCAAGAAGTAA
- a CDS encoding flagellar motor protein MotB, producing the protein MADKARPIIIKKVKKKAAGHHGGSWKVAYADFVTAMMAFFLLLWLLSMSSSEKRAVLAEYFKNFSLFEKSGTSFLQDTSQIFENPGAETKGSRPNLSPGEGEGEDEGGVSAEALRDHLKKVVEEKLVALKDQVLVDILEGGVRIQLVDTEGSPMFPLGSAEPTDKAKQIVEIIAANIRTLPNPIVVEGHTDAAPFRGGDMSNWELSTQRASSARKELERWGIDPARIARVVGYADKEPLDKANPLAAANRRISIILLYKKGEKPPAIPSTPAPVGRH; encoded by the coding sequence ATGGCGGACAAGGCGCGACCCATCATCATCAAGAAGGTGAAGAAGAAGGCCGCCGGTCACCACGGCGGCTCCTGGAAGGTGGCCTACGCCGACTTCGTCACCGCGATGATGGCCTTCTTCCTGCTCCTGTGGCTCCTGTCCATGAGCTCGTCGGAGAAGCGGGCGGTGCTGGCCGAGTATTTCAAAAACTTCAGCCTGTTCGAAAAGTCCGGCACCTCGTTCCTGCAGGACACCTCCCAGATCTTCGAGAACCCCGGCGCCGAAACCAAGGGCAGCCGGCCGAACCTCTCGCCCGGAGAGGGCGAGGGGGAGGACGAGGGCGGCGTCTCCGCCGAGGCCCTGCGGGACCACTTGAAGAAGGTGGTGGAAGAGAAGCTGGTGGCCCTGAAGGATCAGGTGCTGGTGGACATCCTGGAGGGCGGGGTGCGCATCCAGCTGGTGGATACCGAAGGCAGCCCCATGTTCCCGTTGGGCTCCGCGGAGCCCACCGACAAGGCAAAGCAGATCGTCGAGATCATTGCCGCCAACATCCGCACCCTGCCCAACCCGATCGTGGTGGAAGGCCACACCGACGCCGCCCCGTTCCGGGGGGGGGACATGTCCAACTGGGAGCTGTCCACCCAGAGGGCCTCGTCGGCCCGCAAGGAGCTGGAGCGCTGGGGCATCGATCCGGCGCGCATCGCCCGGGTGGTGGGCTATGCCGACAAGGAGCCCCTGGACAAGGCCAACCCCCTGGCCGCCGCCAACCGCCGCATCAGCATCATCCTGCTCTACAAGAAGGGCGAAAAGCCCCCCGCCATCCCCTCGACACCGGCCCCGGTGGGCCGGCATTGA
- the hslU gene encoding ATP-dependent protease ATPase subunit HslU: protein MNPEQSLTPRQIVQELDRYIIGQHEAKRYVAMALRNRWRRQQVSPPLRDEIVPKNIIMIGPTGVGKTEIARRLAHLAQSPFLKVEASKFTEVGYVGRDVESMIRELTELAVNMVKAEERVQVEDRAQEMAEERMLDLLLPPGPPPGRAAAAGEPAEPASVTSSTSQTRERFRQLLRDGKLDDRVVELELAERATPMLEILTTSGMEEMESNLREMFGSLFPRKRKRQRLKVAEAKVVLFQEETAKLIDMEKVTKLALERVQQSGIIFLDEIDKIAARSGPSHGPDVSREGVQRDLLPIVEGASVTTKYGIVKTDHILFIASGAFHLAKPSDLVPELQGRFPIRVELKALGEEEFVRILTEPQNALIRQYVALMATEGIDLVFTDQAIREIAHIAFRVNEETENIGARRLHTVMERLLEEVSFDAPDRTDPELVVTPEYVRQRLAAVAADQDLSRFIL, encoded by the coding sequence ATGAATCCCGAGCAGTCCCTTACCCCGCGCCAGATCGTCCAGGAGCTGGACCGCTACATCATCGGCCAGCACGAGGCCAAGCGCTATGTGGCCATGGCCCTGCGCAACCGCTGGCGCCGCCAGCAGGTGAGTCCACCCCTCCGGGACGAGATCGTTCCCAAGAACATCATCATGATTGGCCCCACCGGGGTGGGCAAGACCGAGATCGCCCGCCGGCTGGCCCATCTCGCCCAGTCCCCTTTCCTGAAGGTGGAGGCCTCCAAGTTCACCGAGGTGGGCTACGTGGGCCGGGATGTGGAGTCCATGATCCGGGAGCTCACCGAGCTGGCGGTGAACATGGTCAAGGCCGAAGAAAGGGTGCAGGTGGAGGACCGGGCGCAGGAGATGGCGGAGGAAAGGATGCTGGACCTGCTGCTGCCGCCAGGCCCCCCCCCTGGTCGTGCCGCCGCGGCCGGCGAGCCTGCCGAGCCGGCCTCGGTCACCTCCTCCACCAGCCAGACCCGGGAGCGGTTCCGGCAGCTGCTCCGGGATGGCAAGCTGGACGACCGGGTGGTGGAGCTGGAGCTGGCCGAGCGGGCTACCCCCATGCTGGAGATCCTCACCACCTCCGGCATGGAGGAGATGGAGTCCAACCTGCGGGAGATGTTCGGCAGCCTGTTTCCCAGGAAGCGCAAGCGCCAGCGCCTCAAGGTGGCTGAGGCCAAGGTGGTTTTGTTCCAGGAGGAGACCGCTAAGCTCATCGACATGGAGAAGGTGACCAAGCTGGCCCTGGAGCGGGTCCAGCAGTCCGGGATCATCTTCCTGGACGAGATTGACAAGATCGCGGCCCGGAGCGGCCCCAGTCACGGCCCGGACGTCTCCCGGGAGGGCGTGCAGCGGGATCTTTTGCCCATCGTCGAGGGGGCGTCGGTCACCACCAAATACGGGATCGTCAAGACCGACCACATCCTGTTCATCGCCAGCGGCGCCTTCCACCTGGCCAAGCCGTCGGACCTGGTGCCCGAGCTGCAGGGCCGTTTCCCCATCCGGGTGGAGCTGAAGGCCCTGGGCGAAGAGGAGTTCGTCCGCATCCTCACCGAGCCCCAGAACGCCCTCATCCGCCAGTACGTTGCCCTCATGGCCACCGAGGGCATCGACCTCGTGTTCACCGACCAGGCGATCCGGGAGATCGCCCACATCGCCTTCCGGGTCAACGAGGAGACCGAGAATATCGGCGCCCGCCGCCTGCACACCGTCATGGAGCGGCTGCTGGAGGAGGTCTCCTTCGACGCCCCGGATCGGACCGATCCCGAGCTCGTTGTCACGCCGGAGTATGTCCGGCAGCGCCTGGCAGCGGTGGCGGCCGACCAGGATCTGAGCCGGTTCATCCTGTAA
- the hslV gene encoding ATP-dependent protease subunit HslV produces the protein MRSTTVIAVRHRGQVVVAGDGQVSLGNTIVKHQAKKVRRLYQGQVITGFAGATADAFTLFDKLERKLEQYSGNLTRATVELAKDWRTDRMLRRLEALLVAVDQERSFLVSGSGDVIEPDDGLLAIGSGGPYALAAARGLVRHTELDAATIAREALLIAASICVFTNEAITVEEL, from the coding sequence ATGCGCTCGACAACCGTGATCGCCGTCCGTCACCGTGGCCAGGTGGTGGTGGCCGGCGACGGCCAGGTCAGCCTGGGCAACACCATCGTCAAGCATCAGGCGAAAAAGGTGCGCCGGCTGTACCAGGGTCAGGTGATCACCGGCTTTGCCGGCGCCACCGCCGATGCCTTCACCCTGTTCGACAAGCTGGAGCGCAAGCTGGAGCAGTACAGCGGCAACCTCACCCGGGCCACCGTGGAGCTGGCCAAGGACTGGCGTACCGACAGGATGCTCCGGCGTCTGGAGGCCCTGCTGGTGGCCGTGGATCAGGAGCGCTCCTTTCTGGTCTCCGGCTCCGGAGATGTCATCGAGCCCGATGACGGCCTCCTGGCCATCGGCTCCGGCGGCCCGTACGCCCTGGCCGCCGCGCGGGGCCTGGTGCGCCACACCGAGCTGGATGCCGCCACCATCGCCCGGGAGGCGCTTCTGATTGCCGCCTCCATCTGCGTCTTCACCAACGAGGCCATCACCGTGGAAGAGCTATGA